Proteins encoded together in one Sphingomonas radiodurans window:
- the aat gene encoding leucyl/phenylalanyl-tRNA--protein transferase yields MSRHRPSFEQLDAATVLGAYAVGVFPMADARDAPGVYWVEPRHRAILPLDHFHLSRSLRRALRSERFRLTADTAFGDVITLCAEAATDRPETWINRSIERVFRELHAAGFAHSIECWEGDVLVGGLYGLALGRAFFGESMVSRTTDASKAALAALVARLRFGGFTLLDCQFMTDHLASLGAIEIERSDYVALLGAALSDVLGSAASGTSWDVGAADFRAVDGAPSTSVAGPLSGNDIVQLLAQTS; encoded by the coding sequence ATGTCCCGCCACCGCCCCTCCTTCGAACAGCTCGACGCCGCGACCGTGCTCGGCGCCTACGCAGTCGGCGTGTTCCCCATGGCCGATGCGCGCGATGCACCCGGCGTCTATTGGGTCGAACCGCGGCATCGCGCGATCCTGCCGCTCGATCATTTTCATCTCTCGCGCTCGCTGCGCCGCGCGCTCCGCTCCGAACGCTTCCGTTTGACAGCCGATACGGCGTTCGGCGACGTGATTACCCTATGCGCCGAGGCTGCCACCGACCGCCCGGAGACGTGGATCAACCGCTCGATCGAGCGCGTCTTTCGCGAACTCCACGCCGCCGGCTTCGCGCATTCGATCGAATGCTGGGAAGGCGATGTGCTGGTCGGCGGGCTCTACGGCCTGGCGCTGGGCCGCGCGTTCTTCGGCGAAAGCATGGTCAGCCGCACCACCGATGCGTCGAAGGCGGCGCTTGCCGCGCTCGTCGCGCGGCTCCGTTTCGGGGGGTTCACGCTGCTCGATTGCCAATTCATGACCGATCACCTCGCCTCACTGGGCGCGATCGAGATCGAGCGCTCGGATTATGTCGCGTTGCTCGGCGCGGCGCTTTCCGACGTGCTCGGCTCGGCGGCGTCGGGCACCTCCTGGGATGTCGGCGCGGCAGACTTCCGCGCAGTGGACGGCGCACCGAGCACCTCGGTCGCCGGGCCCTTGTCCGGGAACGACATCGTGCAGCTCTTGGCCCAGACATCGTAG
- a CDS encoding Y-family DNA polymerase, producing MLASESPPAPRPDLPPRPLRWLFLDLNSYFASVEQQLQPALRGRPVIVAPVGSDTTVAIAASIEAKRFGIKTGTPVWEAKQLCREVVVTPARHRRYVEFHDAIVAEIWRHIPVTRVCSIDEVACRLLDNENDRASAMALAHRIKAGIRTHVGACLTSSVGIAPNRLLAKLASDLQKPDGLVVFEDRDLPHALFGLKLTEIAGIGAKMERRLARDGVNDIAQYCARRPRDAGHAWGGTDGDRLWYLLHGVDLPEKATQSRTVGHSHVLSPSKRGYEPARLTARRLALKAASRLRRKGYRARLLVLHVKFEDDKSGWRTSIKLPETQDSFVVLDRLDALFPRLREAGHERPGGFRLRMIGVTLAEIAPVAGEQASLFAHLDPTDPLARETRGLALSRAMDRINQRFGRNAVSVGPLGGGRVDRVGSKIAFGRIPELDEFHE from the coding sequence ATGCTCGCCTCCGAGTCGCCCCCCGCTCCGCGACCCGATCTGCCGCCGCGGCCGTTGCGATGGCTGTTCCTCGATCTCAATTCCTATTTCGCCAGCGTCGAGCAGCAACTCCAGCCGGCCCTGCGCGGCCGTCCCGTGATCGTCGCACCTGTCGGCAGCGATACGACGGTCGCGATTGCCGCCTCGATCGAAGCCAAGCGCTTCGGGATCAAGACGGGCACGCCCGTGTGGGAGGCGAAGCAATTGTGTCGCGAGGTGGTGGTCACGCCGGCGCGGCACCGCCGCTATGTCGAGTTTCACGATGCGATCGTCGCAGAGATCTGGCGGCACATCCCGGTCACGCGCGTGTGCTCGATCGACGAGGTCGCGTGCCGCCTGCTCGACAATGAGAATGACCGCGCCTCCGCGATGGCGCTGGCGCACCGGATCAAGGCGGGGATCCGCACGCACGTCGGCGCGTGCCTCACTTCGTCGGTCGGGATCGCGCCCAATCGGCTGCTGGCGAAGCTCGCGTCCGATCTGCAGAAGCCCGACGGATTGGTGGTGTTCGAGGATCGCGACCTGCCGCATGCGCTCTTCGGCCTGAAGCTCACCGAAATCGCCGGGATCGGCGCGAAGATGGAGCGGCGGCTGGCGCGCGACGGGGTCAACGACATCGCGCAATATTGCGCGCGCCGCCCGCGTGACGCCGGCCACGCCTGGGGCGGCACCGATGGCGATCGGCTGTGGTATCTGCTCCACGGCGTCGATCTGCCCGAAAAGGCAACGCAAAGCCGCACCGTCGGGCACAGCCACGTCCTCTCGCCGAGCAAGCGCGGCTACGAGCCGGCGCGGCTCACCGCGCGGCGGCTGGCGCTCAAGGCAGCCAGCCGATTGCGGCGCAAGGGCTATCGCGCGCGCCTGCTGGTGCTCCACGTGAAGTTCGAGGACGACAAGAGCGGGTGGCGTACCTCGATCAAGCTTCCCGAAACGCAGGACAGTTTCGTCGTGCTCGACCGGCTCGACGCGCTTTTCCCGCGGCTGCGCGAGGCCGGGCACGAGCGTCCGGGAGGCTTCCGGCTGCGCATGATCGGCGTGACGCTAGCGGAGATCGCGCCGGTCGCGGGCGAGCAGGCGAGCCTGTTCGCGCATCTCGATCCGACCGATCCGCTAGCGCGCGAGACGCGCGGACTGGCGCTGAGCCGCGCGATGGACCGGATCAACCAGCGGTTCGGGCGCAATGCGGTATCGGTCGGGCCGCTGGGTGGCGGCCGGGTTGATCGGGTGGGCAGCAAGATCGCGTTCGGCCGCATTCCGGAGCTGGACGAGTTTCACGAGTAG